A genomic segment from Chiroxiphia lanceolata isolate bChiLan1 chromosome 27, bChiLan1.pri, whole genome shotgun sequence encodes:
- the LOC116798969 gene encoding butyrophilin subfamily 1 member A1-like, translating into MLCSSPIHCSLLAFVISTLVFQVPQGHSAPLTVTAPPGPITVAKGEDVVLPCSFSPGQNAQDTEVTWFREQFLPFVHRYKLGQDQYGEQMVQYQGRTELGKDGLAKGSADLRIFHVQLSDTGSYTCFVQHGSDYDDALVELQVTASGSAPLIALERYEHGGIRVACRSAGWYPRPRVLWHDPHGRHLPSLSENATQDKNGLFAAESSIILTRAGNQELSCSVQHLPHTPGQGSALYVSDPFFQDAHPWRIALGVVLVAVVALLIITVCLFKCSRGSCRVWRKLWGSTFHCAGASAALSTAEHRHRALREHCRGHFTPRSSLVAANLPLQRCPGAGARAQVSSSTVLISAHSGLREEQQAQELANVVLDPDTAHCELVLSDSGKRVKQLDTRQDIPDTPERFNVWRCVLGREGFTSGRHYWEVEVENAGEWIVGIFRDGAERQGDIEFKPEEGIWAVGKRPVLKAFTSPILTLSPEIKAPRRIRVSLDYEMGQVAFFSVDEGIPIFMFPRASFGGKKVYPLVCLGSETRLKICP; encoded by the exons atgctctgcAGTTCCCCCATCCACTGCTCTCTGTTGGCTTTTGTCATTTCCACTTTAGTTTTCCAAGTTCCTCAGGGGCACTCAG ctccactcACCGTCACTGCACCCCCCGGCCCCATCACCGTGGCCAAGGGCGAGGACGtggtgctgccctgcagcttcTCCCCGGGGCAGAATGCACAGGACACGGAGGTGACCTGGTTTCGGGAGCAGTTCTTGCCCTTTGTGCATCGCTACAAGTTGGGCCAGGACCAGTACGGGGAGCAGATGGTTCAGTACCAAGGGCGCactgagctggggaaggacGGCCTTGCCAAGGGCAGCGCGGACTTGAGGATCTTCCATGTCCAGCTCTCTGACACAGGGAGTTACACCTGCTTTGTTCAACATGGCTCAGATTATGACGACGCTCTGGTGGAGCTCCAGgtgacag CCAGCGGCTCTGCCCCGCTCATCGCGCTGGAGCGCTACGAGCACGGGGGGATCCGGGTGGCCTGTCGCTCTGCCGGCTGGTACCCACGGCCCCGGGTGCTGTGGCACGATCCCCACGGGCGCCATCTCCCGTCCCTCTCGGAAAACGCTACCCAGGACAAGAATGGGCTCTTtgcagctgagagcagcatcATCCTCACCAGGGCTGGGAACCAGGAACTCTCCTGCTCGGTGCAGCACCTCCCGCACACACCGGGGCAGGGATCAGCCCTTTACGTCTCAG atccCTTTTTCCAAGATGCCCATCCTTGGAGGATTGCCCTGGGTGTGGTCCTGGTTGCTGTGGTTGCTCTCCTTATTATCACTGTTTGTCTGTTTAAA TGCTCTCGAGGTTCTTGCCGAGTCTGGAGGAAGCTTTGGGGGAGCACATTTCATtgtgcaggggcctcagctgctctgagcactgcagagcacaggcacagggccCTTAGGGAGCACTGCAGGGGACATTTCACCCCACGCTCCTCCCTTGTTGCTGCAAACCTGCCCCTTCAGcgctgccctggagctggagcccgTGCTCAGGTCTCCAGCAGCACGGTGCTGATCTCTGCCCACAGCGGGctcagggagg agcAACAAGCCCAGGAACTCG cGAACGTGGTTCTGGATCCAGACACAGCCCACTGTGAGCTTGTCCTGTCTGACAGTGGCAAACGTGTGAAACAACTTGACACACGACAGGACATCCCCGACACCCCTGAGAGATTCAACGTGTGGCGCTGCGTTCTGGGCCGTGAGGGCTTCACCTCGGGGAGACACTactgggaggtggaggtggagaATGCAGGAGAATGGATTGTGGGGATTTTTAGAGACGGTGCGGAAAGGCAGGGTGATATTGAGTTTAAACCAGAGGAAGGCATCTGGGCAGTGGGGAAACGGCCAGTACTGAAAGCTTTCACCTCCCCTATTCTCACTCTATCTCCTGAAATCAAGGCTCCCAGGCGGATCCGGGTCTCTCTGGATTATGAAATGGGACAGGTGgcatttttcagtgttgatgAGGGGATTCCCATATTCATGTTTCCACGGGCATcatttggagggaaaaaagtctACCCTTTGGTCTGTCTGGGTTCTGAGACACGTCTGAAAATATGTCCCTGA
- the LOC116798970 gene encoding butyrophilin subfamily 1 member A1-like, with amino-acid sequence MLCGSPIHCSLLAFVISTLVFQVPQGQSAPLTVTAPPGPITVAKGEDVVLPCSFSPGQNAQDTEVTWFREQFLPFVHRYKWGQDQYGEQMVQYQGRTELGKDGLAKGSADLRIFRVQPSDTGNYTCFVRRGSEYDEALVELKVTASGSAPLIALERYEHGGIRVACRSAGWYPRPRVLWHDPHGRHLPSLSENATQDKNGLFAAESSIILTRAGNQELSCSVQHLPHTPGQGSALYVSDPFFQDAHPWMIALGVVLVAVVTLLIIAVCLFKIKGKQQKEIEPKQKWQGGSALVPLEMRDLPEIISCPQVEQDKLPHGWGSRAAGWGWDRALHCSALAQTCPPARAGGPRRGQTGDVQINGPQPICAAFSSFSEQQAQELAWRRQAVPIEEANVVLDPDTAHCELVLSDNGKSVTRADTRQNIPDTPERFNVCHCILGCEGFTSGRHYWEVQVENAGRWAVGIFREDVRRKGYIELKPEKGIWAVGKQAVMKAFTSPSPTELFIIKAPRRIRVFLDYEMGQVAFFSVDERIPIFTFPRVMFEGKIVHPWVSIGPETCLKICP; translated from the exons atgctctgcGGTTCCCCCATCCACTGCTCTCTGCTGGCTTTTGTCATTTCCACTTTAGTTTTCCAAGTTCCTCAGGGGCAGTCAG ctccactcACCGTCACTGCACCCCCCGGCCCCATCACCGTGGCCAAGGGCGAGGACGtggtgctgccctgcagcttcTCCCCGGGGCAGAATGCACAGGACACGGAGGTGACCTGGTTTCGGGAGCAGTTCTTGCCCTTTGTGCATCGCTACAAGTGGGGCCAGGACCAGTACGGGGAGCAGATGGTTCAGTACCAAGGGCGCactgagctggggaaggacGGCCTTGCCAAGGGCAGCGCGGACTTGAGGATCTTCCGTGTCCAACCATCTGACACAGGGAATTACACCTGCTTTGTTCGCCGTGGCTCAGAGTACGATGAGGCTCTGGTGGAGCTCAAGgtgacag CCAGCGGCTCTGCCCCGCTCATCGCGCTGGAGCGCTACGAGCACGGGGGGATCCGGGTGGCCTGTCGCTCTGCCGGCTGGTACCCACGGCCCCGGGTGCTGTGGCACGATCCCCACGGGCGCCATCTCCCGTCCCTCTCGGAAAACGCTACCCAGGACAAGAATGGGCTCTTtgcagctgagagcagcatcATCCTCACCAGGGCTGGGAACCAGGAACTCTCCTGCTCGGTGCAGCACCTCCCGCACACACCGGGGCAGGGATCAGCCCTTTACGTCTCAG atccCTTTTTCCAAGATGCCCATCCTTGGATGATTGCCCTGGGTGTGGTCCTGGTTGCTGTGGTCACTCTCCTTATTATCGCTGTTtgtctatttaaaattaaag gaaagcagcagaaagaaatag AACCAAAGCAA AAGTGGCAGGGTGGGAGTGCCCTGGTGCCCTTGGAGATGAGGGACCTGCCAGAGATCATTTCCTGCCCCCAGGTTGAGCAGGACAAGCTGCCCCATGGgtgggggagcagagctgcaggctgggggtgggacagggcttTGCACTGCTCAGCCTTGGCACAAACCTGCCCTCCAGCCCGTGCAGGGGGTCCCAGGAGAGGGCAGACAGGGGATGTCCAAATCAATGGCCCACAACCCATTTgtgctgctttctcttccttttcagagcAACAAGCCCAGGAACTTG catggaGAAGACAGGCAGTGCCTATAGAAGAAG cGAACGTGGTTCTGGATCCAGACACAGCCCACTGTGAGCTTGTCCTGTCTGACAATGGCAAAAGTGTGACACGAGCTGACACACGACAGAACATCCCCGACACCCCCGAGAGATTTAACGTGTGCCACTGCATTCTGGGCTGTGAGGGCTTCACCTCGGGGAGACACTACTGGGAGGTGCAGGTGGAGAATGCAGGAAGATGGGCTGTGGGGATTTTTAGAGAAGATGTGAGAAGGAAGGGTTATATTGAGCTTAAACCAGAGAAAGGCATCTGGGCAGTGGGGAAACAGGCAGTCATGAAAGCTTTCACCTCCCCTAGTCCCACTGAATTGTTTATAATCAAGGCTCCCAGGCGGATCCGGGTCTTTCTGGATTATGAAATGGGACAGGTGgcatttttcagtgttgatgAGAGGATTCCCATCTTCACGTTTCCACGGGTAATGTTTGAGGGGAAAATAGTCCACCCTTGGGTCTCTATAGGTCCTGAGACATGTCTGAAAATATGTccctga